DNA sequence from the Desmodus rotundus isolate HL8 chromosome 4, HLdesRot8A.1, whole genome shotgun sequence genome:
GCAGGACGGGGCCTGCTCCTGCTCCCAGTGTCTGCACGCTCCTGGTCTTCGACCGCTGTGCTGACGACGTTCGGACAGGACTCTCCACTGCCAGCCAGCGACCAGGGCCAGTATCAGGAGCACGGGCCCCGTCCCACCGGGACTCGGAGCAGTGCATCCGTGGGCGAAGCCTCCGCTGTCACCTGGAAAAGCTCCTGGGACACACTGGTGTGGAGCCTAGCTAAGGACCCTGTGCTGACGGGAGGCCGTCCCCGCACAGACGCCCGCGTGCCCTTGTGGCACCAGACCCTGGCAAACAGGTTCAGCCTCGCCCTGACCCTGTTGTCAGAAGACAGAAGTGGCATCCTGCCAAATGCAGGCGCTGATGCAGGGCCGCTGAGAACATGCCCCACCTCCTGCTAAGTGACCGTGACCTCCACCTGGGCACAGCCCACCTGCTACGAGGTGTGTTTTCACCATTCAAGGGGCAGGGTCTACTCTGACGAGGCGGGACCACTACTTTCAGGGAGAGCCGCTTGTTCCTTGGCTGACCTGTCCGCCTCCCGGTTCTCTCTCAGCAGTCAGTCTGCAGCCTCCACCCGCACCATGGTGGCAGCCGCACCCCGCCCCTGAGCCCTGGGCACCGCCATGCCTGCAGCTCCATCAGCCTGGGGCAAGGAGGTTCACCCGGCCTTTCATTTtcagctgttttaaaaaaaaaggagcctGTACGTCTGTTGCCTCTGCACGTGAAGCCAATTTTAAGCAAGCTGGTGGCAATACCAAGCACTTATTCAGAAGGTTGCTAACAAGACCGCTCACTGAAGCTGCCCACTCAGGAGTGTGGCCGTGGAGACAGAGGCCGGGTGCTCCAGGACGCAGACTCCCCTGCAGGAACTCTGCGGGGAGCACACAGCCCTTCCACACACGCCGCCTCAGCGTCGGAGCGCAGGGCGGGGGCCGAGCACGTGGACACTGGCCCTCGTGCTGCTGCCGCCATGCTCACCAGGGGGCGCTCCAGGCACTGGCTCAAGCAGGGCTGCCCCCCGTCTCCACACCATACGTCACGTCCCCCCGAGACACACCGATTTCTACAAAGTCGAGCCTattatgagtaaaaataaaacgAAACCACGACTTCCCTCACCTAGAAGGAGATCCAAGGTGCGGGCCTAAAGCGCCACCCCTGCCTGAGGCCTGGCCGCTGGCGGAGAAGGGCCCCGGGGCGAGTGCGCCCCAGTGCACGGAGGCGGGGCCAGCCCGAGCCCGGGCGGAGCAGACCTACGGCGGCCCCTCACCTCTGGGCAACAGCCCACAACCCACGGGACCGAGGTGGCCGCACGCGCGCCTGGGTGTGTGAGCCGGACAGCAGAACCCGCAGGCTTTGTGCGCTCCCCAGGGCATGGACACAGGACGTGGGCGAGCGGCCGGCAGCGGGCGGGCACTTACATTTGGAGTGCCGGTCGCACAGGGCCGAGGAGCGCATGTCGCACAGGCGGACGGTCCCCTTGCTGCTGCTGTACACAAACACGTTGCACTGGTGCGGGTGCAGCTCCGCCGCCGTGATCACCTCCGTCAGCTCCTCCATGTTCGCGGGCTTGATGTCCACGATGTCTGCGCGCGCGGTTAAGGCGGGAGCCGGGCGACTCTGGTGGGAGGGCCCACACGGAGGCCTTggtcactctctctctctctcactccccagggctcctctcctgctgccactgcgGACGCTGCGGAGCCTCCACACAGACCACACAGATCTAGTGACGTCAGTGAGAAGCGCAGGCAGGCACCCCCCTGCGCAAAAGTGCCACACTCTGCCCCCAAGTAACCACACACGACCACCTGAGTTCCAAAAGACCCTGCTGCCCCATCTCTGCTGTGAGCAGATCGAAGGTGCTTTAGAAGTGCTCACAGACACAGTGAGTGCACACCTGTGTTCCACGCTCTGTCGCAGGGGAGGCATTTGAACAGGTCGCGGGACAGCCATTTTTAAGAAGCAACGGAAGGCACGACTGCATAAATAAGTCCTTTACGTATTAGAGTTCTCACAGCCCACCAAGTAAGACGATGAGTTTCCAACGGGAGAAAAAAGGACAATGGGCAGTAAAAAAATACTCACAAAAACGGATATTAACTTAGTGGGAACCCACGGCTCCAAAGAGCAGCACGTGAAGTGAGGGGACCCGTGCAGAGTGACTCGCGCCGTTACAGATCTGCTCGCCTGCTCCCGTGGGAAGACGGCCGTAACAGGTCAAGACCAAACGAGCTGCGTGGCGGGGGCGCTGCTCCGCACTGGGCACCGGGCTGGGAGCCGTGCGCCTGCCGTCTCCTCGCTTTCGGCGACCCAAGAGGCCTGTCCTGGGCCTCACCTCtgcagaggagacagaggctcCCAAAGACCAGAGGCTGGAGGCCACGGAGCTGGACTTGggcctccccctccaccctggcgCTGGGAGTGTCACTGTCACTGTGTCGAGGACAAGCTGGTGTCTTTAAAAGGTGAGATGCCTCACCATGGGCCAGACTGAGCTGCAGAGTCCTCTTTCCTCTGTAATATTCCAGTTGTACTCAGAGGAAAGAGTGACTAAGAATTGGCGGGTTTAAGGGGGAATAAGGAGAATGTAGGGGCATGGGCGTAAACATGGGAATCCTTATTTGGGAAGTTCTGTCACgttggagaagggagaggacggCAGTGGGACAGGCCACGCTACGCTGGAggcgggaggggcagggcctCCCCGACTGCAGCGCCATAGAGGCCGCAGCTGCGACCTTCTCCGCCGGAACCGCGGCACCGATCCAGCACCGAGTCAAGTAAAGGACAACCGTTGACGAACGTTCTGTGCGGAGCGCTAGGACTGGAAGTCACATCCACTTCCTCTCACGAGGTTCTCGTGAGTAACAGACCGGACACGCACATGCCAAACCTGAGCCGCGGCAGACCAGCGGTCGAGAGGACGCTGGCAGGTGGAGAGTGCTCCAAGTGTGCAGAATTTGACTGATGCTACTTGACATGTACGTTACACAGGCCCCTCGTTTCCTGGAGAAAtcagtaacttttaaaatgtgtaactAGCCAGTAATATTTAGATTTTCaccctaaaaataaatagcatataCCACTTAAAAGATGAATTTCTGATTATTCCTTAAATAGTGTGTCTTCTAAAATAGAATTTGCCCATGATCGGTCTTGGGTTGGGTAATTAAATGTCATTCTAACCAAAGCCAATATTTTCTATTAGCAAATTtagccaaaataaaaaaaaataaaaataaaaaaagagaaaggcaacTCTGACCTTTCCTGTGTGTGCCACTTAAAACCGCCTCCTATTCAACCAGGAATGTGATGGGCTTCGGCTCTGCCCATCAGAGAGAAATGCCCACGCACAAGACAGCTGCATTTTTAGGGACACCCATGCCAGGCTCGAGGCAGCCAGCAGGGGTCAGTGCTGAGAGCTCCCCGTCAGAGGACAAGCCCAGGAAGGGGAGACAGGTGGGGCGAAGGATACTGAAGCTTCTGTCTGTGATCTCCAAGTGCCACAGATTAATCCTCAGGTCGTCTGCAGAGAGATACGTTTCGTGGTCACTGTTTACGGAAATAGAATTGATATGGTACGTGTGAGCATTTGCAAAGATTCGTCGTGGACTTGCTTCTACCATGAGGTCCATGGGCTTCAATATTGGGACctaaaaatggaaggaaacaggaattcaaaacaaGATCACAGCAGCATGTAATCAGAACATAGTAGGTAACAACAGGGACATACCTCCGTTCACAGGTAAGTGACAGTTCTATACAGGTAATGCCGAAGCTGCTCCTCCTGGCTGCCATTACACCAAGGCTGCCACTTTCTTGTGGAAGAGAAGATTAAATTGGCACCTAAACAAGCTGCCTCCGGGGCTCTGATGCCTAATGATGTAGCTTCACTGTCCTACCTGTCCCTGTGGCCATGAGCTGCCTGAAGGTCAGATGGACCCTCCCATCTGCTCTTCTGGCAGCGAGCGGGCTGGTACCCCACTTTTGCCTCCATTGGTGGCCTGCTGGCCAACACACACAGGGTGAGCTGTGGAGGGTCCAGCGCTGGAGGGGAGCCCAAGAGGGACCCtgggagcgggggcgggggctgcCCTTCCTCAGCCTGGCACTGGCTGCTCTGGTGTGTTCATGGGGGTGCTCATGTAGGTGGCAGAGGCATTTACttcaataaaagatttttaaaaagggcacAGACACCGTGCCCTGGACGAGTAGCGGAGGTCAGGGTGGGCTTTGCGGAGGACAGGACACCCAACACCGAAGTGGGACCGGGGAGAAGGGCTCACAAGGATGAGAGCAAGGGTCACTGCCTAGGGGTAGGGGCACACAGTTGTGGGTGACGGTGTCCACATGAGACAAAAAAAAGACCCAACATCGCTGACATCCAGCAGAaaaggaactttaaaataaaataaaaaactaatgatattctttttgtaatttgaaaCCAAAAGGGCATGTCTAAAAAAACCAGGATGAAACCTCTCAATTTAATCTTCTCTGAGCAAAATTGTTGGGGAAATGAGCACAGAAAGACTGCCCTCAGTTTCATCCAGTTAAGTGCTGACCGCACACCTGTGTCCTCTAGAGGACAGGGTGTCAGTCCCACGAGGTTTGGGACAGGCCAGGAGTACCCTCCAACACATCCGTGTCTAATCAAAACACAGGGCAACTGGATACTCACTCAGATAACCCCTTTTCTGACACTACAATAACTTAAGAGGAAAACGGAATTTAAGAAGAGCAACCGTCCTCACTCTCACGCAGTTGAGTTTAGACAACCCAGAGTCCATTCTGAACCTTTAGAGAGGTGATCGGGAACTCAAATGCAGGCCTGAACAGCCAGGTAAGTCAGGGTGGTCACGTAGCCTGTGACCTGACCTCACCCTGCAATAAGTAAGAGCAGCTCCTTCTCTCATGCTTCCCGGGGCCATCAATTCCACCACTTTTCTTCAAGCCAAACACCTAAAAGCAGCCTGGAATTAAACCAAGGTGGGGCCCTCCAAAACAGGCACGTGGGCTGCACGTGGGGTGAGCAGGTGTGGTCAGAAGGAACTGGGGTTGTGAGAGTGCAAGAGTGCTTGGGCGGGTCGCAGCGCGGGGGACAGGCTAGAGCAGGAGAAAGTGCACTCCGTagggccccaccctgctcccctccaACACGCTGGGCAGTTTATGGGAGTGGCTATGTTTGATAGCTGTGGCCTGGTGTCCCCGTCACTCACAGACTCCACCCTACCATGAGTCGTGGACGCGGGAGTGGCAGCATGGGGCGACAAGTCACCCTTGGGACCACCGCCTGCTTCCAATAGGGATTCCACAAGCTCCATCTGAGCACGTCACACAGCTTTCTGGTCTCCACGCCCTGGGAACAGGGTGACCCTATGGACCTGAGAGGTCTCACAACAACAGCACCACCCCGCACACCTCCTTGGCTATGTTCACACAACCCTGCCCCGGGGCTCCTGACACCGTGATCCTGCCTTtgctgcagggctggggctctGTCCTGTGCGCCTGCCACCCGAGGACCCCACATGCACCCCAGTGCAGGAGCGCCGCAGGCTGGCGTGACACAGACACACCCTGGCCCAGCGTCACTGTAGTGGGGAGTGGGCACAGCCCCAGCTGCCATTCTGAGCATAGGCGCCACCCAGCCCTCACCGATGAACGCCTGAGCAGGCCTCCACACACAGCGGCAGCCCTGTGTCGGGGGCCCTCTGCGTGGCGTGGGGGCTGCTCTTCCTGTCCACAGTGGCGCTCCCTGGGTCTCCCTGAGACGCAGGTGGTTCACCTCCCTCGCCACATTTATGGTGCTGCCCATGGTGTGCACCACCAGGCCAACTGCAAGACTAAGATTCCAAGTTTTACTCAATTTTGTCAACGCTACAAATGTGGAAAAAAACTAGGTGTCAGAATTGATGAAATATGGCTATTTCATACTGTGGCCAGGGACACCACAAAGGGATCGGAGaattcaacaatttaaaaaagtaacgATGCTCATGGACCGACAGGCAAGGACTCTGAAGCACGAGGCCCTGCCTCAGTTAACTCAGAGGAGACCCAACTCCAACCACCGGGAGTGTGCCTGGGTGGCCTGCAGCTCATCCTTCAATGTGCAACTTGTGCTGCGTCCCCTGGGGAGGTTTTCTGAATTCCTTGGCTCGCCGCCCCTCCCAGGGGCGATTCTGAGCCTACACAGCCAAAGGGAGGTGATGCATCTAGAAAGACTCCTGTCTGGGGCTCAGTTGGAGCCTTTTCCTTCCGCGCCACTCTGTTTTCTGAAGATGGAGTGTGACCTGTGCCAACACACGCGCATATCTGATGGCTGCAGTGTCACATCTAACTTTCTGAACCCAGAAGGCAGGACACAGCCGGCCGGGCATCACTCTCGATCGCTTTACGGAAAGAGCCGATAGTGTAAAGAAAACGGAACGCATACCCGCAGCGCTGTAATTCTAAAGGGGTCTCGGAGTCGTCCGTCTTCGTCTTTCAAGTTATAACCTTCTGCTCTTTTATCCCGTTCACTTATTTTCCACAATTTAATAgttttatctgaaaataaaaacctcattCTCCGTATCAGAAGAAAAACCATACCGTGCCCCATTCTTGGTTGGGTACTCTACTAGAAGCTCTGTGTTTCTGATTCGGGCCGAAGCCTCGTCTCCTGTAGGAGCAGCGACATCACGGCTGACCACAGGGAGGGTGTGGTGGGTGCTTCCCCCACACGTGAGggctttccttcccttttatgaGTAAGAGTTACAGgagagtgtgtgtatgtttgtagATGCTGGTTTTCAAACTATCACTTGCTTCCTAGTGAATAATTATCCTCCCCCCAAAGTTTAAAGCAGAAACAACTTCTGGAacaggttaaaataaaaaagaacctacacatagaaaattaaaatcctaaagcaaacagccattaaaaacaaaagctcttACCGTTTGTAGAGAGTAGAAAATGAGCAGCATTCTGCTGTGGTAACcatctaattttattaattttttcctcaatTTCCAGACTTTTCAAATAGTCAAACTCTGGTTCATGACTTTGAAAGGTACTGTAAACATTATATTCTCCTCTAGAATGAGGGCGGCTTTTGTTCTGCAAGGGAACATGAAGCTGTTTTAATGAACAAGCACATCGCAGGAAAAATGTCAGCACTACCAGCACGAACATCAAGTGAccacacacatttttaagttaaaatcctGGGTTAAAAACCCTGGGACACTCAAAACTAAGCTCCTGAGCAAGTACAGCAGCAGGAAAGACGGCGCCCAGCCCTCTGCTGTCGCCTGGCAGGGGTCCGGAGCAGCTGCAAGGGCAGGGGCCACAGAGATGACTGTGCCGAGTCCACCGTTTGCAGGAATGGGCCCAGCCAACAGCTGGAAGAGCTGGCAAGCCCCGAGGCTCCGCCGACGGGGGTGGGGTCTGCTCACGGGTGGGCCATTCCCCCGAGCACCACTCAGCAGCTGCAACAGATGAGCTGGCCCAGGAAGCCCCTCACCCAGAGACCCGTCGTAGAAGACCTCTCACGCCAATTTTTAGCGTGCGTTAACAACTCCATCTGCTGAAGTGCAAGCAGAAAACCGGGCTTGGGAAGATGCATGCTGTCACCAAAATATCACCCAATTCTGGGAGGCAGAGCATCCAGCTTGGTTTGTCAGTAACgtgggaggaggaaatggggagggcACAGCAGGAGCTTCATCCACACAGCCagggttttctttcccttttatagACAAAATCTGGGTGGTGGGTTCACATGCATAGTTATATTCATCTCTGAAATCTTCACTTATGGCCAATGgtgttttctataaatattaaatgtttcatgattaaaaataaaggagatgAATATTTGGTTAATCCTTGCTCTGTAGTGAGTGTGTGAAGTAGTGTTGTTTTTAGGTGTCTAAATGTCCAATCGGTACGTTGTGTACCGGAAACCAACGTAACATTGCACGCGGCTGCCACTGGAAAGCTGACCAAGTGCACTCTGTGCGTGGACAGACGCCTCTCTGCGTTTCGCAGTTAGACCCCGTGTCACTGGCCACCACCTCCACAGGCTATGCGAACGCCTGCAGCGCCCCGACTCTGCGCGTGCTGTGTCTGC
Encoded proteins:
- the PPP2R2D gene encoding serine/threonine-protein phosphatase 2A 55 kDa regulatory subunit B delta isoform isoform X1 — protein: MAGAGGGGCPAGGNDLQWCFSQVKGAIDEDVAEADIISTVEFNSSGDLLATGDKGGRVVIFQREQENKSRPHSRGEYNVYSTFQSHEPEFDYLKSLEIEEKINKIRWLPQQNAAHFLLSTNDKTIKLWKISERDKRAEGYNLKDEDGRLRDPFRITALRGVETRKLCDVLRWSLWNPYWKQAVVPRVTCRPMLPLPRPRLMVPILKPMDLMVEASPRRIFANAHTYHINSISVNSDHETYLSADDLRINLWHLEITDRSFNIVDIKPANMEELTEVITAAELHPHQCNVFVYSSSKGTVRLCDMRSSALCDRHSKFFEEPEDPSSRSFFSEIISSISDVKFSHSGRYMMTRDYLSVKVWDLNMESRPIETHQVHEYLRSKLCSLYENDCIFDKFECCWNGPDSAIMTGSYNNFFRMFDRNTRRDVTLEASRENSKPRASLKPRRVCPGGGKRRKDEVSVDSLDFSKKVLHAAWHPADSIIAVAATNNLYIFQDKVN